The Polyodon spathula isolate WHYD16114869_AA chromosome 3, ASM1765450v1, whole genome shotgun sequence genome has a segment encoding these proteins:
- the LOC121313690 gene encoding cleavage and polyadenylation specificity factor subunit 1-like isoform X2 yields the protein MYAVYRQAHPPTAVEFSVYCNFISSHENNLVVAGTSQLYVYRIIHDVETTSKGEKSSEVRIRKEKLEQVAAFSLFGNVMSMTSVQLGASNRDALLLSFQDAKLSVVEYDSGTHDLKTLSLHYFEEPELRDGFVQNVHIPIVHVDPESRCAVMLVYGTRLVVLPFRKDTLTDEQEGVVGEGQKSNFLPSYIIDVRELDERLLNIVDMKFLHGYYEPTLLILYEPNQTWPGRVAVRQDTCCIVAISLNIMQKVHPVIWSLSNLPFDCTQVMAVPKPIGGVVVFAVNSLLYLNQSVPPYGVSLNSQTNGTTAFPLRVQDEVKITLDCSQATFIASDKMAISLKGGEIYVLTLITDGMRSVRAFHFDKAAASVLTTCMTPMESGYLFLGSRLGNSLLLKYTEKLQETLIEEGKEKEEPPSKKKRVDSTNWSAGKAALLDEVDEIEVYGNEAQTGTQLATYSFEVCDSILNIGPCANASMGEPAFLSEEFQDSPEPDLEVVVCSGFGKNGALSVLQRSIRPQVVTTFELPGCQDMWTVISSEKKEVPKGEGEPTEGEVPLGTPDDDNKKHGFLILSRADSTMILQTGQEIMELDTSGFATQGPTVFAGNIGDNKYIVQVSPMGIRLLEGVNQLHFIPVDLGSPIVHCAVADPYVVIMTAEGQVTMFVLKSDSYVGKTHRLALQKPHIHTQSRVIALCAYRDVSGMFTTENRVSSTAKEDTAPGTQPETETVIQELSHVMDDEEEMLYGDSGQFFSASKEESSRSASASFSYSKDSPHYMVEPTHWCMVVRENGVMEIYQLPDWRLVFLVKNFPVGQRVLVDSSSGQAAAQGEGKKEEVTRQGEIPLVKEVLLVSLGNRQTRPYLLVHVDQELLIYEAFRRDVQQGQNNLKVRFKKVPHSINFREKKVKQSKKDKKCEGVSGEDAAAVKGRAARFRYFEDISGYSGVFICGPSPHWLLVTSRGALRLHPMTIDGSIDCFSPFHNINCPKGFLYFNKQGELRISVLPTYLSYDAPWPVRKIPLRCTAHYVSYHVESKVYAVCTSVNEPCTRIPRMTGDEKEFEIIDKDERYISPLQERFSIQLISPVSWETIPNTRIDLEEWEHVTCMKTVALKSEETVSGLKGYVAAGTCLMQGEEVTCRGRILIMDIIEVVPEPGQPLTKNKFKVLYEKEQKGPVTALCHCSGYLVSAIGQKIFLWSLKDNDLTGMAFIDTQLYIHQMFSIKNFILAADVMKSISILRYQEESKTLSLISRDAKPLEVYSIEFIVDNNQLGFLVSDRDKNLMVYMYLPEAKESFGGMRLLRRADFNVGANVNAFWRMPCRGTPEGASKKSLGWDGKHITCYLEWWDWIPAADAGEDVPASADVAECSQHNDSTSCWVKPKGVQNESL from the exons ATGTATGCAGTTTACAGACAGGCTCACCCTCCGACTGCGGTCGAGTTCTCCGTGTACTGCAACTTTATCTCTAGCCATGAGAACAACCTGGTGGTCGCAGGAACGTCCCAGCTGTACGTTTACAGGATAATCCATGATGTGGAG ACCACATCCAAAGGAGAAAAGTCATCAG AGGTGAGGATCCGTAAAGAGAAGCTGGAGCAGGTGGCAGCCTTCTCTCTGTTTGGCAATGTCATGTCAATGACGAGTGTGCAGCTGGGGGCGTCCAATCGAGATGCCCTGCTGCTCAGCTTCCAGGATGCAAAG CTCTCGGTGGTGGAGTATGATTCTGGGACGCATGATCTTAAGACGCTTTCTCTCCATTACTTTGAAGAACCAGAATTACGG GACGGTTTTGTACAGAATGTCCACATCCCCATTGTCCATGTTGACCCAGAGAGCCGCTGTGCTGTGATGCTGGTCTATGGAACTCGACTGGTGGTGCTGCCTTTCCGAAAGGACACTTTAACTGATGAACAAGAGGGGGTTGTGGGGGAAGG ACAGAAGTCTAATTTCCTTCCCAGTTATATTATTGATGTGCGTGAGCTGGATGAGAGGCTGCTGAACATCGTTGACATGAAGTTCCTGCACGGGTACTATGAGCCCACCCTGCTCATTCTCTATGAGCCTAACCAGACGTGGCCAGG ACGTGTGGCAGTTCGGCAAGACACCTGCTGCATTGTGGCCATCTCCTTGAACATCATGCAGAAAGTGCACCCGGTCATCTGGTCACTTAGCAACCTGCCCTTCGATTGCACCCAAGTCATGGCTGTGCCCAAACCTATAG GTGGTGTTGTTGTGTTTGCAGTGAACTCCCTGCTGTACCTTAACCAGAGTGTCCCTCCCTATGGTGTGTCACTCAACAGCCAGACCAATGGAACAACAGCGTTCCCTCTGC GTGTGCAGGACGAAGTTAAGATCACCCTGGACTGTTCCCAGGCTACATTCATTGCCTCTGACAAGATGGCGATTTCCCTGAAAGGTGGAGAAAT TTACGTGCTGACCCTTATCACTGATGGGATGAGAAGTGTGCGGGCGTTTCACTTTGACAAAGCGGCCGCCAGTGTCCTCACAACttgt ATGACACCCATGGAATCTGGTTATTTGTTCCTGGGCTCCCGTCTTGGTAATTCCCTGCTCCTCAAATACACAGAAAAATTACAGGAGACTCTCATAGAGGAGGGCAAGGAGAAG GAGGAacctccaagtaaaaaaaaacgaGTTGATTCGACTAATTGGTCTG CTGGGAAGGCAGCTCTCTTGGATGAAGTTGATGAGATTGAGGTGTACGGCAATGAAGCTCAGACTGGAACCCAGCTGGCCACCTACTCCTTTGAG GTGTGTGACAGTATACTGAATATTGGACCCTGTGCCAACGCCTCGATGGGGGAGCCTGCCTTTCTCTCTGAAGAG TTTCAGGACAGCCCAGAACCAGACCTGGAGGTGGTTGTATGTTCAGGTTTTGGGAAGAATGGTGCCCTGTCCGTGCTTCAG AGAAGCATCCGACCTCAGGTTGTCACCACCTTCGAACTGCCAGGCTGCCAGGACATGTGGACGGTTATTTCTTCTGAGAAGAAAGAA GTTCCGAAGGGGGAAGGTGAACCCACAGAGGGGGAGGTGCCCCTCGGTACCCCTGATGATGACAACAAGAAACACGGATTCCTCATCCTGAGCCGGGCAGACTCCACCATG ATATTGCAAACTGGTCAGGAAATCATGGAACTCGATACCAGTGGATTTGCTACTCAAGGGCCCACTGTCTTTGCAGGCAATATTGGGGATAACAAATACATTGTCCAGGTCTCTCCCATGGGTATTCGGCTTTTGGAAGGAG TGAACCAGCTGCACTTCATCCCTGTGGACCTGGGCTCTCCCATCGTTCATTGTGCCGTAGCTGACCCCTacgtggtgatcatgactgccgAGGGGCAGGTCACGATGTTTGTCCTGAAGAGCGACTCCTACGTGGGGAAGACTCACCGGCTCGCCCTGCAGAAACCACACATTCACACA CAATCGAGAGTGATCGCCCTGTGTGCTTATCGAGACGTCAGCGGCATGTTCACAACGGAGAATCGGGTTTCCAGCACCGCCAAGGAGGATACAGCACCAGGGACCCagccagagacagagacagtcaTTCAGGAGCTCAG tcACGTCATGGACGACGAGGAGGAGATGTTGTATGGAGACTCTGGCCAGTTCTTCAGTGCCTCTAAAGAAGAGTCTAGTCGCAGTGCCTCTGCCTCCTTCAGCTACAGCAAGGACAGCCCCCATTACATGGTGGAGCCCACACACTGGTGTATGGTGGTTCGGGAGAACGGGGTCATGGAG ATTTACCAGCTCCCTGACTGGCGCTTGGTGTTCCTGGTGAAGAATTTCCCCGTGGGGCAGCGTGTGCTGGTAGACAGCTCTTCAGGACAGGCTGCTGCCCAAGGGGAGGGCAAGAAGGAGGAAGTGACACGCCAGGGGGAGATACCATTGGTAAAAGAGGTGTTGCTAGTGTCGCTAGGCAACCGACAGACACGCCCTTACCTGCTG GTTCATGTAGACCAGGAGCTTCTGATCTATGAGGCCTTTCGACGAGACGTGCAGCAGGGTCAGAACAACCTGAAAGTGCGCTTCAAAAAG GTTCCCCACAGCATTAACTTTCGAGAGAAGAAGGTGAAGCAGTCGAAGAAGGATAAGAAGTGTGAGGGCGTGTCCGGGGAGGATGCAGCTGCTGTGAAGGGCAGGGCTGCCAGGTTCCGATACTTTGAAGATATCTCAGGATACTCGGGA GTATTTATCTGTGGCCCGTCCCCACACTGGCTCCTGGTGACTTCCCGGGGCGCTCTGCGACTCCACCCCATGACTATCGACGGCTCCATTGATTGCTTCTCCCCTTTCCACAACATCAACTGCCCCAAAGGATTCCTCTATTTCAACAAACAG GGAGAGCTGAGGATCAGTGTTCTGCCCACCTATCTCTCATATGACGCTCCGTGGCCGGTCAGGAAGATCCCACTGCGCTGCACAGCACACTACGTCTCCTATCATGTGGAATCCAAG GTCTATGCAGTGTGCACGAGTGTGAATGAGCCGTGTACACGCATTCCCCGGATGACTGGTGATGAGAAAGAGTTTGAAATCATAGACAAAG ATGAAAGGTACATCAGCCCCTTGCAGGAGAGGTTCTCTATCCAGCTTATCTCTCCAGTCAGTTGGGAGACCATCCCCAACACACG GATTGACCTGGAGGAATGGGAACATGTGACCTGCATGAAGACTGTGGCTCTGAAGAGCGAGGAAACTGTTTCCGGGTTGAAAGGTTATGTGGCTGCAGGAACATGTCTGATGCAAGGGGAGGAGGTGACGTGCAGGGGCCGG ATCCTGATCATGGATATCATTGAGGTGGTCCCTGAGCCGGGGCAACCTCTCACCAAAAACAAGTTCAAGGTTCTGTATGAGAAAGAGCAGAAGGGACCTGTAACTGCCCTGTGCCACTGCAGCGGATACCTGGTCTCGGCCATTGGGCAAAAG ATCTTCCTGTGGAGCCTGAAGGACAATGACCTCACTGGGATGGCCTTCATCGACACCCAGCTTTACATCCACCAGATGTTCAGCATTAAAAACTTCATCCTAGCAGCTGATGTGATGAAGAGCATTTCCATTCTGCGTTACCAGGAGGAGAGCAAGACTCTGTCCCTCATCAGTCGG GATGCCAAGCCTCTGGAGGTTTACAGCATTGAGTTCATAGTGGATAATAATCAGCTGGGCTTCCTAG tgtCGGACCGAGATAAAAACCTCATGGTTTATATGTACCTGCCAGAAG CGAAGGAAAGCTTTGGCGGAATGCGTCTCCTGCGGAGGGCCGACTTTAACGTGGGCGCGAACGTCAACGCCTTCTGGAGAATGCCCTGCCGAGGAACTCCGGAGGGAGCCAGCAAGAAGTCGCTGGGCTGGGACGGCAAGCACATCACCTG CTACCTTGAATGGTGGGATTGGATTCCTGCTGCCGATGCAGGAGAAGACGTACCGGCGTCTGCTGATGTTGCAGAATGCTCTCAACACAATGATTCCACATCATGCTGGGTTAAACCCAAAGGCGTTCAG AATGAGTCACTGTGA
- the LOC121313690 gene encoding cleavage and polyadenylation specificity factor subunit 1-like isoform X1, whose protein sequence is MYAVYRQAHPPTAVEFSVYCNFISSHENNLVVAGTSQLYVYRIIHDVETTSKGEKSSEVRIRKEKLEQVAAFSLFGNVMSMTSVQLGASNRDALLLSFQDAKLSVVEYDSGTHDLKTLSLHYFEEPELRDGFVQNVHIPIVHVDPESRCAVMLVYGTRLVVLPFRKDTLTDEQEGVVGEGQKSNFLPSYIIDVRELDERLLNIVDMKFLHGYYEPTLLILYEPNQTWPGRVAVRQDTCCIVAISLNIMQKVHPVIWSLSNLPFDCTQVMAVPKPIGGVVVFAVNSLLYLNQSVPPYGVSLNSQTNGTTAFPLRVQDEVKITLDCSQATFIASDKMAISLKGGEIYVLTLITDGMRSVRAFHFDKAAASVLTTCMTPMESGYLFLGSRLGNSLLLKYTEKLQETLIEEGKEKEEPPSKKKRVDSTNWSAGKAALLDEVDEIEVYGNEAQTGTQLATYSFEVCDSILNIGPCANASMGEPAFLSEEFQDSPEPDLEVVVCSGFGKNGALSVLQRSIRPQVVTTFELPGCQDMWTVISSEKKEVPKGEGEPTEGEVPLGTPDDDNKKHGFLILSRADSTMILQTGQEIMELDTSGFATQGPTVFAGNIGDNKYIVQVSPMGIRLLEGVNQLHFIPVDLGSPIVHCAVADPYVVIMTAEGQVTMFVLKSDSYVGKTHRLALQKPHIHTQSRVIALCAYRDVSGMFTTENRVSSTAKEDTAPGTQPETETVIQELSHVMDDEEEMLYGDSGQFFSASKEESSRSASASFSYSKDSPHYMVEPTHWCMVVRENGVMEIYQLPDWRLVFLVKNFPVGQRVLVDSSSGQAAAQGEGKKEEVTRQGEIPLVKEVLLVSLGNRQTRPYLLVHVDQELLIYEAFRRDVQQGQNNLKVRFKKVPHSINFREKKVKQSKKDKKCEGVSGEDAAAVKGRAARFRYFEDISGYSGVFICGPSPHWLLVTSRGALRLHPMTIDGSIDCFSPFHNINCPKGFLYFNKQGELRISVLPTYLSYDAPWPVRKIPLRCTAHYVSYHVESKVYAVCTSVNEPCTRIPRMTGDEKEFEIIDKDERYISPLQERFSIQLISPVSWETIPNTRIDLEEWEHVTCMKTVALKSEETVSGLKGYVAAGTCLMQGEEVTCRGRILIMDIIEVVPEPGQPLTKNKFKVLYEKEQKGPVTALCHCSGYLVSAIGQKIFLWSLKDNDLTGMAFIDTQLYIHQMFSIKNFILAADVMKSISILRYQEESKTLSLISRDAKPLEVYSIEFIVDNNQLGFLVSDRDKNLMVYMYLPEAKESFGGMRLLRRADFNVGANVNAFWRMPCRGTPEGASKKSLGWDGKHITWFATLNGGIGFLLPMQEKTYRRLLMLQNALNTMIPHHAGLNPKAFRMSHCDRRSLQNAVRNILDGELLNKYLYLSTMERSELAKKIGTTPDIILEDLLEVDRVTAHF, encoded by the exons ATGTATGCAGTTTACAGACAGGCTCACCCTCCGACTGCGGTCGAGTTCTCCGTGTACTGCAACTTTATCTCTAGCCATGAGAACAACCTGGTGGTCGCAGGAACGTCCCAGCTGTACGTTTACAGGATAATCCATGATGTGGAG ACCACATCCAAAGGAGAAAAGTCATCAG AGGTGAGGATCCGTAAAGAGAAGCTGGAGCAGGTGGCAGCCTTCTCTCTGTTTGGCAATGTCATGTCAATGACGAGTGTGCAGCTGGGGGCGTCCAATCGAGATGCCCTGCTGCTCAGCTTCCAGGATGCAAAG CTCTCGGTGGTGGAGTATGATTCTGGGACGCATGATCTTAAGACGCTTTCTCTCCATTACTTTGAAGAACCAGAATTACGG GACGGTTTTGTACAGAATGTCCACATCCCCATTGTCCATGTTGACCCAGAGAGCCGCTGTGCTGTGATGCTGGTCTATGGAACTCGACTGGTGGTGCTGCCTTTCCGAAAGGACACTTTAACTGATGAACAAGAGGGGGTTGTGGGGGAAGG ACAGAAGTCTAATTTCCTTCCCAGTTATATTATTGATGTGCGTGAGCTGGATGAGAGGCTGCTGAACATCGTTGACATGAAGTTCCTGCACGGGTACTATGAGCCCACCCTGCTCATTCTCTATGAGCCTAACCAGACGTGGCCAGG ACGTGTGGCAGTTCGGCAAGACACCTGCTGCATTGTGGCCATCTCCTTGAACATCATGCAGAAAGTGCACCCGGTCATCTGGTCACTTAGCAACCTGCCCTTCGATTGCACCCAAGTCATGGCTGTGCCCAAACCTATAG GTGGTGTTGTTGTGTTTGCAGTGAACTCCCTGCTGTACCTTAACCAGAGTGTCCCTCCCTATGGTGTGTCACTCAACAGCCAGACCAATGGAACAACAGCGTTCCCTCTGC GTGTGCAGGACGAAGTTAAGATCACCCTGGACTGTTCCCAGGCTACATTCATTGCCTCTGACAAGATGGCGATTTCCCTGAAAGGTGGAGAAAT TTACGTGCTGACCCTTATCACTGATGGGATGAGAAGTGTGCGGGCGTTTCACTTTGACAAAGCGGCCGCCAGTGTCCTCACAACttgt ATGACACCCATGGAATCTGGTTATTTGTTCCTGGGCTCCCGTCTTGGTAATTCCCTGCTCCTCAAATACACAGAAAAATTACAGGAGACTCTCATAGAGGAGGGCAAGGAGAAG GAGGAacctccaagtaaaaaaaaacgaGTTGATTCGACTAATTGGTCTG CTGGGAAGGCAGCTCTCTTGGATGAAGTTGATGAGATTGAGGTGTACGGCAATGAAGCTCAGACTGGAACCCAGCTGGCCACCTACTCCTTTGAG GTGTGTGACAGTATACTGAATATTGGACCCTGTGCCAACGCCTCGATGGGGGAGCCTGCCTTTCTCTCTGAAGAG TTTCAGGACAGCCCAGAACCAGACCTGGAGGTGGTTGTATGTTCAGGTTTTGGGAAGAATGGTGCCCTGTCCGTGCTTCAG AGAAGCATCCGACCTCAGGTTGTCACCACCTTCGAACTGCCAGGCTGCCAGGACATGTGGACGGTTATTTCTTCTGAGAAGAAAGAA GTTCCGAAGGGGGAAGGTGAACCCACAGAGGGGGAGGTGCCCCTCGGTACCCCTGATGATGACAACAAGAAACACGGATTCCTCATCCTGAGCCGGGCAGACTCCACCATG ATATTGCAAACTGGTCAGGAAATCATGGAACTCGATACCAGTGGATTTGCTACTCAAGGGCCCACTGTCTTTGCAGGCAATATTGGGGATAACAAATACATTGTCCAGGTCTCTCCCATGGGTATTCGGCTTTTGGAAGGAG TGAACCAGCTGCACTTCATCCCTGTGGACCTGGGCTCTCCCATCGTTCATTGTGCCGTAGCTGACCCCTacgtggtgatcatgactgccgAGGGGCAGGTCACGATGTTTGTCCTGAAGAGCGACTCCTACGTGGGGAAGACTCACCGGCTCGCCCTGCAGAAACCACACATTCACACA CAATCGAGAGTGATCGCCCTGTGTGCTTATCGAGACGTCAGCGGCATGTTCACAACGGAGAATCGGGTTTCCAGCACCGCCAAGGAGGATACAGCACCAGGGACCCagccagagacagagacagtcaTTCAGGAGCTCAG tcACGTCATGGACGACGAGGAGGAGATGTTGTATGGAGACTCTGGCCAGTTCTTCAGTGCCTCTAAAGAAGAGTCTAGTCGCAGTGCCTCTGCCTCCTTCAGCTACAGCAAGGACAGCCCCCATTACATGGTGGAGCCCACACACTGGTGTATGGTGGTTCGGGAGAACGGGGTCATGGAG ATTTACCAGCTCCCTGACTGGCGCTTGGTGTTCCTGGTGAAGAATTTCCCCGTGGGGCAGCGTGTGCTGGTAGACAGCTCTTCAGGACAGGCTGCTGCCCAAGGGGAGGGCAAGAAGGAGGAAGTGACACGCCAGGGGGAGATACCATTGGTAAAAGAGGTGTTGCTAGTGTCGCTAGGCAACCGACAGACACGCCCTTACCTGCTG GTTCATGTAGACCAGGAGCTTCTGATCTATGAGGCCTTTCGACGAGACGTGCAGCAGGGTCAGAACAACCTGAAAGTGCGCTTCAAAAAG GTTCCCCACAGCATTAACTTTCGAGAGAAGAAGGTGAAGCAGTCGAAGAAGGATAAGAAGTGTGAGGGCGTGTCCGGGGAGGATGCAGCTGCTGTGAAGGGCAGGGCTGCCAGGTTCCGATACTTTGAAGATATCTCAGGATACTCGGGA GTATTTATCTGTGGCCCGTCCCCACACTGGCTCCTGGTGACTTCCCGGGGCGCTCTGCGACTCCACCCCATGACTATCGACGGCTCCATTGATTGCTTCTCCCCTTTCCACAACATCAACTGCCCCAAAGGATTCCTCTATTTCAACAAACAG GGAGAGCTGAGGATCAGTGTTCTGCCCACCTATCTCTCATATGACGCTCCGTGGCCGGTCAGGAAGATCCCACTGCGCTGCACAGCACACTACGTCTCCTATCATGTGGAATCCAAG GTCTATGCAGTGTGCACGAGTGTGAATGAGCCGTGTACACGCATTCCCCGGATGACTGGTGATGAGAAAGAGTTTGAAATCATAGACAAAG ATGAAAGGTACATCAGCCCCTTGCAGGAGAGGTTCTCTATCCAGCTTATCTCTCCAGTCAGTTGGGAGACCATCCCCAACACACG GATTGACCTGGAGGAATGGGAACATGTGACCTGCATGAAGACTGTGGCTCTGAAGAGCGAGGAAACTGTTTCCGGGTTGAAAGGTTATGTGGCTGCAGGAACATGTCTGATGCAAGGGGAGGAGGTGACGTGCAGGGGCCGG ATCCTGATCATGGATATCATTGAGGTGGTCCCTGAGCCGGGGCAACCTCTCACCAAAAACAAGTTCAAGGTTCTGTATGAGAAAGAGCAGAAGGGACCTGTAACTGCCCTGTGCCACTGCAGCGGATACCTGGTCTCGGCCATTGGGCAAAAG ATCTTCCTGTGGAGCCTGAAGGACAATGACCTCACTGGGATGGCCTTCATCGACACCCAGCTTTACATCCACCAGATGTTCAGCATTAAAAACTTCATCCTAGCAGCTGATGTGATGAAGAGCATTTCCATTCTGCGTTACCAGGAGGAGAGCAAGACTCTGTCCCTCATCAGTCGG GATGCCAAGCCTCTGGAGGTTTACAGCATTGAGTTCATAGTGGATAATAATCAGCTGGGCTTCCTAG tgtCGGACCGAGATAAAAACCTCATGGTTTATATGTACCTGCCAGAAG CGAAGGAAAGCTTTGGCGGAATGCGTCTCCTGCGGAGGGCCGACTTTAACGTGGGCGCGAACGTCAACGCCTTCTGGAGAATGCCCTGCCGAGGAACTCCGGAGGGAGCCAGCAAGAAGTCGCTGGGCTGGGACGGCAAGCACATCACCTGGTTTG CTACCTTGAATGGTGGGATTGGATTCCTGCTGCCGATGCAGGAGAAGACGTACCGGCGTCTGCTGATGTTGCAGAATGCTCTCAACACAATGATTCCACATCATGCTGGGTTAAACCCAAAGGCGTTCAG AATGAGTCACTGTGATAGGCGTTCCTTGCAGAATGCGGTCCGTAACATTCTAGATGGGGAACTGCTGAACAAATATCTGTACCTGAGCACCATGGAGCGCAGCGAACTGGCCAAGAAAATCGGGACCACGCCAGACATA ATCTTGGAGGATCTTTTGGAAGTTGACAGAGTAACGGCTCACTTTTGA